The segment TATCGCTTAGGTCCACCAGTTCCGACGGGTCACTTTGAATGTCGAAAAACATCTCGTCGTCTTTGAATTTGACCAATTTGAAACGTTGATCGCGGATGGAGATATTGTCTTGAAACTCGTAACGCAGAACGGAACGCTGTCGGATCGGCATTGCCTTGTGCATGCCACTGCTGGTGAAGGGTTTCGTTCCCCAGGTGGGCGTCGGCCGGGTGCCCATGAGGTAGCGATCGCTCCAGTTAGCGTTTTCGCCAAGATCCATTAGCGGTTTCAAGCTTCGCCCGGCAAGCGGACCCGCAGTGTCGGTGGGTATCTCCACACCGGCCAGTTCGCATATCGTGGGCAGCAAGTCCATGACGTGGGCATTGTCGGCGATTGAAACGCCACCGTGGCCGCCAGGCAACCGGATGAACAACGGTGAACGCACACCATTGTCCCACACTTGCCCCTTCTGTCCTCGCAGTTTCATTGCGTTCCGGATGACCGCTTCGTCTTCAGCGATGAATTGCGAGTTGTTTGACATCCGGTTGATGGGGCCGTTGTCGTGCAAGTAGACAACCACCGTGTTCTGTGCAAGATCGCTCTCGGTAATCGATTCGATCAAACGTCCGACGCCCTCATCCGTCTGTGCGACATACCCTGCAAGAAGCTCGAATCCCTCGCTGTATCCTCGCCCACGGTATCGTTCGATGTACTCTTCCTTGGCGGTCCACTGGGTGTGAATCTGCGGATAGCTCGCCATCGCAAACCATGGTTTCCCTTCTGCTTGTTTGCGCCGTATGAAGTCCTTCGTCCATTCGGTTACCAGGTCGACGCTCCATCCTTTCGGCGACTCCTGAATACCGTTTCGCTCCACAATGGGATCCGTGTCCGCATACAATCGCCCAACCAAGTGAATGCTTTCGTCGAAGCCGCGACGATACGGCTTGGTGTCTTCGGATTTACCCAAGTGCCATTTGCCGAATAGGCCGGTCGCGTAACCACCACGTTGCAATGCTTGGGCCAGCGTCACTTCGTCGGTGTGCATGTATTCGCGCCCACCGTGAACCCCCCAAACGCCAGCGTCAACGAAGTAGCGACCCGTCATCAAGGCCGCCCGAGTGGGGGAACATGACGCATTGACGAAGAAGTTCTCGAAGCGAATCGACTGTTTGCTCAAACGATCAATTTGAGGAGTCTCGAACACGGAATTCCCCGAGCAACTCAAGTCTCCAATCCCCATGTCATCCAATAAGATCAAGAGGATGTTCGGATTGGAAGACGCCTCAGCGGGTGCTGGCCCCAAGATCGCG is part of the Crateriforma spongiae genome and harbors:
- a CDS encoding sulfatase-like hydrolase/transferase; amino-acid sequence: MNLNRNLSRLCLVFAIAILGPAPAEASSNPNILLILLDDMGIGDLSCSGNSVFETPQIDRLSKQSIRFENFFVNASCSPTRAALMTGRYFVDAGVWGVHGGREYMHTDEVTLAQALQRGGYATGLFGKWHLGKSEDTKPYRRGFDESIHLVGRLYADTDPIVERNGIQESPKGWSVDLVTEWTKDFIRRKQAEGKPWFAMASYPQIHTQWTAKEEYIERYRGRGYSEGFELLAGYVAQTDEGVGRLIESITESDLAQNTVVVYLHDNGPINRMSNNSQFIAEDEAVIRNAMKLRGQKGQVWDNGVRSPLFIRLPGGHGGVSIADNAHVMDLLPTICELAGVEIPTDTAGPLAGRSLKPLMDLGENANWSDRYLMGTRPTPTWGTKPFTSSGMHKAMPIRQRSVLRYEFQDNISIRDQRFKLVKFKDDEMFFDIQSDPSELVDLSD